The Osmerus eperlanus chromosome 7, fOsmEpe2.1, whole genome shotgun sequence genome includes a region encoding these proteins:
- the LOC134023050 gene encoding protein JTB-like has protein sequence MRCSPTLALSICAICLPLSVYGAVRSLKERATAMSTSSLHCWQEEEFTILAVCAQCTPFQMNSWPPCHLTGFIEQINCSKSNKLEHKSCRSLRQEEKLFWKFEGVMMTLTVVFILLVIARQRGLDHLASEKVRRQIESI, from the exons ATGCGCTGTTCACCAACTTTAGCGTTGTCGATCTGTGCCATCTGCTTGCCGCTCAG TGTCTACGGTGCTGTTCGTTCATTAAAAGAACGTGCAACAG CTATGAGCACTTCATCCCTTCATTGCTGGCAGGAAGAGGAGTTTACAATTTTGGCCGTGTGTGCCCAGTGTACACCTTTTCAGATG AATTCGTGGCCACCTTGTCACTTAACTGGATTCATTGAGCAGATTAACTGTTCAAAGTCTAACAAACTTGAACATAAGAG CTGTCGCTCTTTAAGACAGGAGGAAAAGCTCTTCTGGAAGTTTGAGGGAGTCATGATGACTCTGACGGTTGTCTTCATCCTACTTGTGATTGCCCGTCAACGTGGCTTGGACCACCTTGCATCAGAGAAGGTCCGTCGGCAGATCGAATCCATATAG